The sequence CGATCCGGCGTGCGGCCCCGTTTCCAAAGCCACCGCAGGATTGGCCCGACAAGCAGCTGGAACTGACCGCGCCAGTCGAGTTTTTCATCCGGTGAAGACGGGGGCAGTGACAATGCTGCCCCGCAACCTGCCCGCCGGCGCCATTGGTTCCGCCCAGCGCGCGCGGAATTTGCGCCGGTAGATTCCCTTCCGTTTCTCGGCCTTGATCCGGCAGATCGGCAGCAAAAGCTAAACTCCCGGTAGAAACGCCCGTTAACGCAATGGGTAGGGATGATTATTGCGTGAAACATATATTTGGTCTTGGCTTGTTATCGGTCTGGAGAGAGCTCTCTTCAGCCAGCCGCGATGTCATCATCCTGTCGATAGTGGCGGTGGGCAGCTGGTTGTTGATCATAGGCAGCGAGGCCGATAGCCGGTTTCATGACTGGGCCGTTCAACGTTCAGCCCACGCCATCGATCACGTCATTCTGGCCTTCATTCTATTTTCAATATGTTCGACCATTTTTGCCACGCGACGTTTTGCGGATCAGCGTGCGGCAAATCTTGCGCGCGACGCTGCGGAGCAGCATCTTCTCGTCAAGGTCTTCGAAGACCCGCTGACCGGGTTGCTCAATCGCATCAAGTTTCAGCGACTGGTCGAGGACAAGCTGGCTGCCAATAGTGAAACCCAAGCGCAGAGCGCGGTATTCTATCTCGATCTGGACGGCTTCAAATATGTGAATGATACTTTCGGCCATAGCGTCGGTGATGTCATCCTGCAGAAGGTCACGCAGCGGCTCCATCTGGCGATGCGGGAAGTCAATCTCGACGGCGCGCGGACCGAAGATGTGCTTGTCTGCCGTATGGGTGGTGATGAGTTCACCATATTCCTGAATAATTTTGAATCCCCCGCACTGCCGCGGAAAATCGCGCAGAGGATTTTGCGGGCGATGGCCGAGCCGTTCGAACTGGGTTCGAAAAGCATCTCGATCAGTTGCAGCATCGGCGTGGCGATGAGCCCCGAATTCGGCTTCGATTTTACCGAATTGCTGCGGGCCGCGGACGCCGCCATGTATCATGCGAAAAATGACGGGAAGAATTGTGTCACCGTTTATTCCAAAGCGCTGGACGACGATGCGCTTCGGCTATCCAATCTGGAACAGGGGCTGCGGACGGCTTTGGCGGACGACCAGTTCGAACTTTATTTCCAGCCGGTTTTCGATTCCCGCACGCTCAAAATCTCTTCCGCAGAAGCGCTCATTCGCTGGAACCATCCGACATCCGGGCTGATAATGCCCGATACATTCATCCCAGTCGCGGAAAAGCTGAACATCATCAATGACATTGGCGAGTGGGTGCTGATCGAGGCGATCAAGCGGATCGCGAAATGGTCAGGCGAAGGCATACCGATCAAGCTTTCGATCAATGTATCGCCGAACCAGCTGCGCCAGATGGAATTTGCCGCTCTGGTCAAGGCCTCGCTGGCATATTGGAAGGCCAAGCCCGAACTGCTGGAGCTCGAAGTCACCGAAAGCGCCTTCATGGAGCAGATGGAAATGGCCGCAGACCGTTTCACCCGGCTTAGCTCGATTGGCGTGTCGCTGGCCATGGACGATTTCGGTACCGGCTATTCCAATCTCGCAAAATTGACACAGCTGCCCTTCAAGCGATTGAAGCTTGACCGGTCGCTGCTGACGGGGCTGGTGGAAAGAAACGACAAGCGGACGCTGGTCCATGCGATCGTCGCTCTGGCTTCCGGACTGAACCTCCAGTCGGTGGTGGAAGGGGTCGAGACCGAAGAGCAGCTTTCCATCCTCCGGGTGATGGGTTGCGACCATGTTCAGGGCTATCTTCTCTCCAAACCCTTAAAAGAAGCGGAGTTTGTCCGTTTACT comes from Sphingorhabdus sp. YGSMI21 and encodes:
- a CDS encoding EAL domain-containing protein: MKHIFGLGLLSVWRELSSASRDVIILSIVAVGSWLLIIGSEADSRFHDWAVQRSAHAIDHVILAFILFSICSTIFATRRFADQRAANLARDAAEQHLLVKVFEDPLTGLLNRIKFQRLVEDKLAANSETQAQSAVFYLDLDGFKYVNDTFGHSVGDVILQKVTQRLHLAMREVNLDGARTEDVLVCRMGGDEFTIFLNNFESPALPRKIAQRILRAMAEPFELGSKSISISCSIGVAMSPEFGFDFTELLRAADAAMYHAKNDGKNCVTVYSKALDDDALRLSNLEQGLRTALADDQFELYFQPVFDSRTLKISSAEALIRWNHPTSGLIMPDTFIPVAEKLNIINDIGEWVLIEAIKRIAKWSGEGIPIKLSINVSPNQLRQMEFAALVKASLAYWKAKPELLELEVTESAFMEQMEMAADRFTRLSSIGVSLAMDDFGTGYSNLAKLTQLPFKRLKLDRSLLTGLVERNDKRTLVHAIVALASGLNLQSVVEGVETEEQLSILRVMGCDHVQGYLLSKPLKEAEFVRLLEQQAFEPMQASGR